The DNA window ATGTATTCTCCTTCTACCTTTAAAACCTCATTCGCATCTTTACACTTCACATAATCCTCTAAAACGTATCTATTTAGAGATAGGAATGTCGAACCCCATTTGAATATCGATAGAACCTCTTTGGCCTGCTCTTTAAAACCTGATATGAAGAGAGCTGCGGCTAAAGCTTCAGCAGAGCTTAGAATCGATAAATGGCCATAATGTATGGGGTTACCGGCCCATAGTAATGGTAATCTTCTATTCATCCCTCTCTTCCAACCATCAAATACTTCTTTACACCTTTTCCACGAACAATCTACAGCTACCAAACCCGATCTTAGTAACTCTCGATCTGAAGGTGAAAAGACGGTATGCGCGTAAGGGTTCAAAACTACACTATTCTTGGGGATCTGTCTCAAACTATATATTGGGATGGCAAGTTTAAATCGGACCAGCTTTAAAGATGTACATTTTTTCGGATCGTCCTGCTCCAATAGATAGAGATATAGTTTTACTCTATCAAAACTTTGGGCCTCTTCCTCCCTTTTCATCAATAAAACTTTCTTTCCCCGTTAATAAAGAATTTACGAATGTAACCCATCATGGTAGGCGCCTGAGCATCCTAACTATCCATGGCCCTTCGAACGTTATTAAAACTCCTCTGTTCAGTATATGGGTTACCACAATATACGATGGAATCGTCGATAATGGTACATGGATTACATTAAATATAGCGGTGATGAGTAATGTAAGGATCAGTACATCAAAGTTCGTTGAGAATGTTATCTTTAAGCTAGTGGCGAGTGATATGGCTGCGTATTGTAAGAAGGTTGGAAAGAGCATCCAAATGACTACATAGTTGACTAGGGTCATGACCAGGACCCTCGTTATGATACTTGTTGAGAGGATGAATGTTAAGAAGGCTCCTATCTTTATAGTAGAGGTAAATCTCTTATACAACTTTATTCCTGCCCATATTCCTAGAAGTGTCGATATCACTGCCAAAAACTTCATTGCAGGCCCTATCGGAACGAATGAACCTACGATATTTAAGACGAGCCAGTAGACGATCGATGATACGAAGCCTGGTATAGGGCCATACAGTAGAAAGGCCATGAATACCGGAAGTTCGGCCAG is part of the Nitrososphaerales archaeon genome and encodes:
- a CDS encoding DUF367 family protein, producing the protein MKREEEAQSFDRVKLYLYLLEQDDPKKCTSLKLVRFKLAIPIYSLRQIPKNSVVLNPYAHTVFSPSDRELLRSGLVAVDCSWKRCKEVFDGWKRGMNRRLPLLWAGNPIHYGHLSILSSAEALAAALFISGFKEQAKEVLSIFKWGSTFLSLNRYVLEDYVKCKDANEVLKVEGEYMMNLRFK